From a single Vanacampus margaritifer isolate UIUO_Vmar chromosome 15, RoL_Vmar_1.0, whole genome shotgun sequence genomic region:
- the LOC144034821 gene encoding LOW QUALITY PROTEIN: G2/M phase-specific E3 ubiquitin-protein ligase-like (The sequence of the model RefSeq protein was modified relative to this genomic sequence to represent the inferred CDS: deleted 2 bases in 1 codon; substituted 4 bases at 4 genomic stop codons): MNVQGACGGGRRKLVVIPPETEGYSTKPLRAMSANGRSTFYIVPLQEILDTSPLPPDSQHFTKMPKQTCYHLLISFVLWTMEMIQVCPICLKEFPEDEITVHASLCGESVFLSNWLFPQSFDSGSTNVADDHIASTSAQTSVFIQKKSLEDILCILQNQVDTTTEFKLCVDGNELPDNGKGKKSTSPVSTLKVAYIGESGVDTGALRREFLTGMLFQVNXKQIFXRRXCGKSPKYSLTYLDDNNFRTVGEIMAVSLAQGGPPPAFMKEWCYNYIFTGEVDFSNLSAVDAEDLVSCLLISKVENAADSQSLMMLSDDIVTCGYTSQIKLDNKDKIIRXQLSVLHSTTRLIPMLQQIRKGLELFGLLDQMSKNTEAFHSMFVPGKIIKPDADFIMMNCQPRFSEKGTSKETTEKRIINFLQDFLQEVEMSGTMNTQEYKYANTIRVFLMILL, encoded by the exons ATGAACGTGCAGGGGGCGT GTGGTGGTGGCCGACGAAAGCTTGTAGTCATTCCACCGGAAACAGAGGGGTACTCGACCAAACCTCTACGTGCTATGTCAGCGAATGGAAGAAGCACTTTTTATATTGTACCTCTTCAGGAGATATTAGACACCTCTCCCTTGCCTCCTGACTCACAGCACTTTACAAAAATGCCGAAACAGACCTGTTACCA TCTCCTGATCAGCTTTGTATTGTGGACAATGGAAATG ATCCAGGTGTGTCCAATTTGTTTGAAAGAATTTCCAGAGGATGAGATCACAGTCCATGCCAGCCTATGTGGAGAGAG TGTTTTCCTTTCAAACTGGTTGTTTCCACAAAGCTTTGACAGTGGATCCACTAATGTAGCAGATGACCACATTGCAAGTACATCTGCTCAAACTTCAgtattcatacaaaaaaagag TTTGGAAGATATATTGTGCATCCTACAAAATCAAGTTGACACCACAACTGAGTTCAAATTGTGCGTGGATGGAAATGAGCTCCCTGACAatggaaaagggaaaaaatcgACATCTCCTGTTAGTACCCTTAAGGTAGCGTATATTGGAGAGTCAGGTGTTGATACAGGAGCCCTGAGAAGAGAGTTTTTGACAGGTATGCTGTTTCAGGT GAAttgaaaacagattttttgAAGGAGATGATGTGGAAAAAGTCCCAAGTACTCTTTGACATACCTTGATGATAACAACTTCAG AACTGTTGGTGAAATAATGGCAGTCAGCCTAGCACAAGGTGGTCCACCACCTGCTTTCATGAAAGAGTGGTGCTACAACTACATCTTTACAGGGGAGGTAGACTTCAGTAACCTGTCCGCAGTGGATGCGGAAGACCTTGTTTCTTGTCTACTTATCAGCAAG GTAGAAAATGCTGCAGATTCACAGTCTCTCATGATGTTATCAGATGATATTGTGACCTGTGGATACACAAGCCAAATCAAACTAgacaacaaagacaaaataattCGGTAA CAATTGTCTGTCTTACATTCTACAACAAGACTGATCCCAATGCTACAGCAAATTAGAAAGGGCCTGGAACTATTTGGCCTGCTGGATCAGATGTCTAAAAACACTGAAGCTTTCCACTCCATGTTTGTTCCTGGGAAAATCATCAAA CCTGATGCTGATTTCATCATGATGAACTGCCAACCACGTTTCAGTGAAAAAGGGACATCCAAGGAGACAACTGAGAAAAGGATAATCAACTTtctccaagat tttttacaggaggtAGAAATGTCAGGTACGATGAACACACAGGAGTATAAATATGCAAACACAATTAGAGTTTTCTTAATGATTTTATtgtag